GAGGGGGCGACTTCCCGTCACCGAAGGGGCACGGCTTCGAGTTCCCCGTCTTCCCGGAGGTGAAAACGGACAAGCCGGTAAGGACGCGTGAGCACGAAGTGGCGTTTCCCAAAGACGAGCTCGGTTTCGGCAAACACCTCGCGCAGCTCGATCCAACCCGTTTCGGGAACTTCCAGAGTCGTCGAAATGCCGGCCTCGCTTCCCACGACGCCGAGAATCATCTGCGAAGCCACGTAGCGGCCTCCGCGCACGGGGCCGGGAATGCGAATTTCTCCGTCGGCGACGATCTCCGCGCGATAACTTCCGCGGCGGACGACCTCCACGTCTCCCCACGCGTATACGGTTCCCATGTGCACGCTCGCCACGCGAACGCGGGAGCGTTCGCGAAGTTCGAGAGGATACCTTTCGAGGACGGCGAGAAGTGCGGAAAGCGCTTCCGACCAAGTCTCCCACGTCCACGAAGAGTTGCCGCGAGTTGCGGGAGCAAAAGGCCGGAGAAATGCACGCCACGTACTTTCCTCGGAAAAGACCTCGCGCAGCAGGGGTGCTGAGGCGAGCACCCGTTGCCCGAGGTCGGGAAAATACCGCTCGAGAAGCTGAAGGACGAGCGTACGTAATACTTCGGGAGATCTCGCCGCAGCCGGGGAGTGTGCACGAAGTTGTTCCACGGCGCCGCGAAAGCGCGCGAGGTCGCGGGCGAGAGAGTGAAGCGCGAGGAGGGAGGGAAAACGTACCTTTTCCCAACCCGAAACCACCAAACCGCGGAGGAGTGGCCCGTAAATCTCCACGGAGCCGCGCGCCCGCACGGTCGCGCCCTCCACTTGGCCCGAGATCACGAGATCCTCCCCCGCCTCTACGAGCATGCCTTCGGCGACGTCCCCTCGGATCACCACGCTTCCCGGAAAATGGATGTTCCCGGATGCGAGATCGACGTCTCCCCGATGCTCGAGAAGCTCGCGAACGGCAACCAGCACTTCTCCGGACCGTTCTTCCACGAAGAGGGCTCCGTCGTGTTCGGCGTAGAGGGCCCCGCTCGCCTCATCCAAGCGGACGCCCTTCCCGCAACGGATGCGCGGCGCGGGCGGAGACGGAGCAGGCACGACCTTCCCGGAAACCGTAAGCCCCGGCGTTCCCGGAACGGGGGGAGAACTTCGGCGATCTTCTGTCCCCGCCGAACGGCAAGGTACGGGGTCCTCTCCCGGTAGTCGACTCGTGACTCGTCCTCGGGAACAGCGTCTGCCTCCGAAAACGAGACGAGCCACCGAAGTCCTCCGGCCTTCCCGGGCCGAGGCGGCGTACCCTGGGCCAGGACATAAGTACCAGGACCCCGACCCAGTAC
The Brockia lithotrophica DNA segment above includes these coding regions:
- a CDS encoding Serine phosphatase RsbU, regulator of sigma subunit, whose product is MDEASGALYAEHDGALFVEERSGEVLVAVRELLEHRGDVDLASGNIHFPGSVVIRGDVAEGMLVEAGEDLVISGQVEGATVRARGSVEIYGPLLRGLVVSGWEKVRFPSLLALHSLARDLARFRGAVEQLRAHSPAAARSPEVLRTLVLQLLERYFPDLGQRVLASAPLLREVFSEESTWRAFLRPFAPATRGNSSWTWETWSEALSALLAVLERYPLELRERSRVRVASVHMGTVYAWGDVEVVRRGSYRAEIVADGEIRIPGPVRGGRYVASQMILGVVGSEAGISTTLEVPETGWIELREVFAETELVFGKRHFVLTRPYRLVRFHLREDGELEAVPLR